CCGAGTGCCCGGAGACCGACGTATGAACATCCCGGGCTTTGATGTTGTGCTCCCCCAAGAGGCGACCGATGGCATCGCTGACGTGGTTGAGGTCAATGATGTGACCATCCACGATGGCATCGGGTATGAGATTGGCATGGCCGATGGCGATGAGTTCAAAGCCATTTTTGAGCGGTTTGAGTTCCACCGCCTTGACGGCACTCGAACCGATGTCAATACCAACCGTGGTTTTGGCACTACCGAAACCCAGCAGTCCCATGGCAAAGCTACGGCCTCCATTTCTCGCAGGAGTGGGATAAATAAACAGCAAGCTTGGAAAAGACAGAATCCGGCCTGTCAGCAACCAAAGGCAATGACAGCGGCCAGCGGACCCGGCGCCAGCTCCGACCGCGGCTCAACGAATCTGTTTGCGCCACTGCGTCATGCATTCCAACGCACTCGTCACTTGTAGAGAAAACGTCAACCTGGCTCTGGAAAGCGCACGCCACGCAGTGCAAGCGATGTAAGCCTTGGAGCAAATGAGGGTACGCCCCGTGATGACAACTGCCCTGTTCTTTTGCGTGCCGTATGGTTATCACCACGCTCCCGGCACGTCAACCTCTTTTTGAGAAAGGTGTACGTGAAGACGATACAAAGTGCTGCACTTTCAACCAATTGGTGACGGCCCCCGGCCGGCTTCCCCCTCGCCGGTCTCCAGGTGGTTCATTGCACCCACGCCCCAAACGCACTAGAGTCGCGGGCGTGAAGGCACGCACAGGGTCCTACCTCACACGCCACGGTGGATGGTTTGCTCTTGGGCTGGCGCTGGTTGGGATGCTGCTCTGGATGCTGTGGCTGCGGCCGCAACCGGCGTCACCCGATCTGGCACGCTACAGCCCACGGGAGGCACTGGTCTTCATCGAAGCCGGTTCGCTGCCGGACGGACTGCGTCGCCTTGAAGAGCTGTCGTTCTGGAAAGACCTCAAATCCGCTATTGGCACTCCCGGACAGTTCGAGGATGTCCTACACGGGGGCCGGCTCATCGAGTGGTTCGACATTGGCCCCGCGGAAGCACGCCTGCTGGCCCGCGCCCGCTGGGGGCTGATCGTGACGGGCATCACCGCCGAAGTCACGCCTCCCCCTGCGGCGGCCCCGTCAGACACGCCCGGCTCAAATCCGGGCAAGCCCGCGGCTCCGCCGTCTGCGGAGGGCGCGACGCTGGATGTGACGCCCCAACTGACGCTGTGCCTCGCCACCGGGCTGTCTGGGGCAGAACTCACCAGCCTCGCGCAGGAGCGGCTCCCGCTCGTGGCGCGCCGGCTGCTTGGCCCGGACCCGCAGCGTTCCGACCACGCTGATGCTGGCGGTCAGGTGCTGTGCTTTCGCTCGCCAGCGCGTCCTGAAGCGACACTCTGGGCGGCCACACGCGGCGACCTGCTCTTTCTGGCCAATCACGAAGCCGCCCTGCGGGCCTGTCTTGATGTCGCCGACGGCCGCCGACCGCCCCTTGCCGGAGTTCCCGCCTTTGAAGACGCCCGTCAAACGGTGCAAGGTCAATCGTCCTGGCTTTTTGCGTTCATCAATCCGGCAGGGCTGGAAGCCGCGCTTCGGCTCAGGCAGGGACTCCCCGGCGCTGGTGGCACTATCTCGGCCAACGGTCAGGAACAATCACTGCTGACGGCCCTGCTGACCGGACTTTCCAACGGACTGGGCTACAGCCTCGACGTTCAGGCGGGACAGGTCGTGGAGCGTTACCATCTGGCGCTGCACCCGAATATCGTCGCCGCCCTCCGGCCACATTTGCGTCCGGCGCTGGCGACGCCCCGTGTGGAGCGATTCCTGCCGCCGACCGGTGGACTGACGGCCGTCGGACTGGCACAACCGCTCACGGCGCTTGATCAGGTACAGCTTGCCCTTGCGGCCCGCAGCCCGGCTCCGGTGGCGTTTCTGAGCCGGGAGCTGGTGGTTGGACTGCGCGAACGCTATGGGATTCGCCCCCAGGAAGCCCTCGATGACTTCCTTGGCGAGCAGTGGCTGGTGGTTGACCCCGGCCGCAGAACTCCAACCGCTCTGATTTTGGGCGTGCCAGTCCGTGACCGCACCCGTCTCCTGCCGACGCTGGACCGTTACCTGCGCGCGGATGGTGCCAGCATCGCCAACCTGAGTCTGGGCGCAACCGGTATCCCGCTGGCTGCGTCAACGCACCGGGACGGACGGGCGGCATGCTTTCTGGATGACTGGTTGTTTCTCGGCGAGCGCAGCGCCCTTGAACAGACGCTTCCCCAGGCCGTGGACGGTGCGCCACCGCAACCCGTCCGTTCCACATGGCACGGGACACCTGACGCCTTCCTGCACCGCGTCAACCAGCCAAGGGAAGACCTCGAACGCGCCACGCTGGCGCTCATCGCCCTGACCCGCGCCGGCGAGGCCACGCCTTCCAGGCTGGGTGAACCGGCCATCCGGCGTGCCATCGAGCGCCAGCCACCGGCCACCGGCTACCTTCAGCTTCGGGACGATGGCTGCTTCGGTGAAATGCGCTCGCCGCTCGGCAATCTTGCGTATTTGACTTCGCTGTTCGACAGCCAGTGACGTAAGCTACAGGCTTTGACATCCATCCCGGTCAACGGAAAGGCGCACCTGACATCATGACAGCTCCCAAACCAAGCCTTGGTATGGTCAGCCTGGGCTGTCCCAAAAATCTGGTTGATAGTGAAGTCATGCTCGGCCTGGCCGCGCAAAGCGGCTATGCCCTCACCGACGATGCCGGTAGCGCCGATGTCATCGTCGTCAACACCTGCGGCTTCATTGAAGCGGCCAAGCAGGAATCCATAGACACCATCCTGGAGATGGCGGCGCTCAAGGCCGAACGGCCAGGACGGCGACTCATCGTGGCCGGATGTCTGGTCGAGCGTTACCGCCAGCAACTGCCGGCAGAACTCCCGGAAGTGGATGCCTTCATCGGCACGAATGAACTGGAGCAACTGCCACATCTGCTCCGTACGCCTGCGGCCACCGTCACGCCCCGGCCGGTCGTGCTTCGTCCACGAGGCGGCGTCCCCCAGCGCGAGCGTACGCGGCCGGACGCTGATTATCTCTACAGCGAGACCACCCCGCGCCAACGGACCACCCCCCGGCACTATGCCTACGTCAAGATTGCCGAGGGCTGTGACCATCCCTGCGCGTTTTGCTCCATTCCGCAGATGCGCGGCAATTTGCGCAGCCGGCGCATCGGCTCGATTCTCGCCGAAGTCGAACGCCTGGCAGAGGAAGGCGTCCGGGAAATCATCCTCATCGGACAGGATACGACAAGCTACGGGGAAGACCTGGGGCTGAAACACGGACTGGCCGACCTGCTGCGCGCCCTGGCGCAAGTACAGGGCATCACCTGGATACGGTTTCTCTACGCCTATCCCACCCGCATCAGCGACGCGCTGCTCGATGTATTGGCCAGCGAACCAAAGCTCTGCCCCTACATTGACATGCCGCTCCAGCATGCGGCGACCCGGATGCTGCACGCCATGCGCCGGCCCGGTTCACGGTCGTTTATGGAAAAACTCATTGCGCGCATCCGTGAGCGGGTGCCGGGGGTTGCCCTGCGGACGACCTTCATCGTTGGCTACCCCGGCGAAACTCAGGCGGATTTCGAGGTGCTGCTTGACTTCTGCGCAGCCCAGGCTTTCGACTGGGTCGGCGTCTTTACCTACTCCGACGAGGACGGCACGCCAGCCTTTGACCTGCCGGACAAAGTGCCCTCCCGCACGGCCGAAGCCCGTCGGGCAAAGCTGATGCGGTTGCAGGCACGACTCTCCAAACAGCGTCTCAGGCAGTTCAAACGCCGTGTCGTCGAAGTGTTGTTTGAAGGGCCTTCTGACGACAGCGACCTGATCTGGCAGGGCCGGATGGCCACCCAGGCGCCGGGCATTGACGGGCGGGTGCTCATTACCGACGCGCCGGAAGGCTTCGCGCCGCCACAACCGGGCGACCTCGTCCACGTGGAGATTACAGCCACCCATACCTACGACCTCGTGGGGCGCATCGTCGCCAATCACCGGGCTTGAAACTTCATGCCGGCACATCCTTCATCGCCACATCAGGCATCGCCAAATCAGGGCGCACCGGTTCTCGTCGAAGTCTGGCGCGGCTCAGCCGTGGAGTCGCGTCACCGGGGCGCCATCGTGGCCGCGACCGCCACCGGACAGATTGTGGCCGCCGTAGGCGATCCGAACTGGCTCTGTTTCCTGCGCTCGGCGGCCAAGCCTTTTCAGGCCATGGCCGTACTCCGCACCGGCGCCGCCGAACGCTTTGCTCTCACCACGCGCGAACTGGCCATCATGGCCGCTTCACACAATGGCGAGCCGGAACATACGGCCGTCGTTGCCGGATTGCTCAGCCGACTGGGACTTACGGCAGACGCGCTCCGGTGCGGCACGCATCCGCCGTTCAACCGCGCTGCGGCCCGCCGCCTTGCCGGGGTCACCATCACGGCATTGCACAACAACTGTTCCGGCAAACACGCCGGCATGCTGGCTGGCTGTCTCGCAGCCGGTTTTGCGACCGCGGATTACGATGCTCCGACACACCCGCTTCAGACTGAAATTGCCAACACCATCGCCACGATGTGCAACGTGGCAGTGGGAGCCATGCCCCGTGGCCTGGATGGCTGCACAGTGCCTACCTGGGCCGTGCCACTCCAGAACCTGGCCGTTGGTTATGCCCGGCTCTTTGCCCATTCCCCTTACCCGGAGGAAAGCCGGCGGGTGGCGACGGCCATGCTGGCGCATCCCGAACTCATCGGCGGAACCGAGCGCATTGACACGGACCTGATGCGCGCCGTACCGGGGCACCTGCTCTCGAAGGTCGGCGCGGAAGGTGTCCACGCTGTTGCCGTCCCGGCGAGCGATCGCTTTCCCGATGCGCTTGGTCTAGCAGTCAAGATTGAGGATGGCGACAGCTTCCGCGCCCGCAATACGGTCGTACTGGAGGTGCTCCGGCACCTGGAGCTGCTCGGTGCTCAGCCGTACGCGGCGCTCATGGCAAAGTACAGCCAGCCCATTCTGACCCACCGCCAACAACCGGCCGGTGAACTGCGCGCCGTGTTTCAGCTCACCCAGGCCACCCCGTAGAAACCTATGGCTTGGGCTGGTAGGTCGTGCGGATGCGCTGACCTTTCGCGCCGCCTGAAGCCCGGACACTCCCTTCTGATTTGACGAAGGAAATCTCCGGTGCCACGGACACCCCGCGCTCGACATCCTCGACCCGGGCGAGATTGCCAACCACCACGTAGCGGTCGTCGGCCGCTGTGTACCGGGCGAGATCGCCCGTCACCCGGCGGCCGGGCTGGACGATGACCACCTGATTGGTGGCCGTCAGGCGCTCCAGCCGGTTCTCACGCGCAGCCAGCTCGATTTCGACTTCCCCGGCTGTCAGCGTCGTGTCGCTCTGCGTCAACCTGACATCTCCGGTGTAGCGCGCCCGCCGCTCCACATCGCTGTAGGTAAAGGTCTGCGCCGTACCAAACACCGGGGCATCTTCGGGAGTGGATGCAGCTTTTGGTGAGGCAGGACGGGCCAGGCGGTAAAAGGCCGTGGAGACGTGCCCGGTTGCCGTCAGGCGGCGGTCAGCCTTGAACAGTTCCAACCGGTCGCCACGTACGAAGCTGTCTCCCTGCCAGCAGCGCGCTTCGCCGGTGAAGACGGCCCGCTGTGGTTCGACCTGCGCTTCCTGCGCCGTGATGAAAACAGGTGCCATTGGCTGCCCGAACATCCCCGTGTTGCCGGTCTGGCGGGCTTCGTAGTACGTCGTACGCACGTCGCCGCGCGCCACATGGGAGCGTGCCGCCGTGGACAGGTCGAGTTCCCGGGCCTCTGCCCGCAAGGTCTCGTCCCATACGACCGGACGCTTTTCACGACCGCGCAACTCGACGACTTCCTGCGCCCGAAGAAATGTGGCCTGCTCGGCCCGCGCCTGGCGTGGACCTTCCTCGAAAGCCACCTGGCCGGTTTGCACAATACGGACCAGCTCGCCCTGCGCTGCATCAAACGTGGCTTCCGCCCGATCACTCGTCGTCCGGCGGGGAATCCGCAGTGAGTTGTCCAGCGCCGGCTCGGCCCGCATCTCGACGCCGCCGGTGGCTGTACAGGTCTGCACTTTTCCGTCGGGGTAAAAGTCTGCCGTGAGACGTGGTGCGCGGAGGATTTTGCTTTCGCTGCGCGGCGTCGGTGCCAGTGGCGCTACGGTCAGGACGGCAGCCCCATCCGCCTCGGCGCTCTGCATGACCTGTCCCCCCGGCGCAAAAGTCACGCGCAGCGTGTCGGATTGAAGGTTTTTCCGCTCCGGCGTCCGGCCAGCCGTGGTACTGACCGGCTCAATGTGCAGGTGCGCGTTGCCGGTTGCCTGCGCCCGTGTGATCTCACTGGCATTTGCGCCACGGGTAAAGGAAGCTTCCAGACGCTCGCCGGTCACTTCGCGGTGTTCAGTCCCGGTTTGCTGCCGGAGGACAGGTTGCCCCGTACCGACGGCCTGCGTCAGCCCTCCCAGGGGATCGAAGTCGAAGGTCAGCACCGAGGCCGTCAGAACAAAACCTTTTTCGGCACTCTGCAAGGTGGCCGCCGTCTGGGCTTCGACCCGGCGGAGGCGCTGGGCGTCATCGAGTTGAGCGATCAGGGTTTGCGCCGCAAGGGCATCCCCGCGTTGTGTCACCCGCGCCCCCTGGCCAAGCACGAGGCGTTTTTCGCGGGCCAGATATTCAGCCCGACCGGCAGTGATGACGGTCGTGGGCTGGGTTGGCTTTTCAGGGGTAACGGTCGTGCGCACGTCCTTTTCCAACACCAGCCGGTCGGCCTTGCCATCGAACTGCGCCCCCCTGGCTTCTCCGCTCACACGCCCGCGGACGAACTGCACCGGGTCGGACGTGGTGGCCGCTTCAGCCTCGCGGTCATAGCGGATGGACTCGGTTTTAACGGTCAGGCCCTGGGTCGTCGTCAGCACGACGTTGCCCCTGAAATCCGAAGTCCGCGCCGTTGGATCATAGTCACAGGTTTCGGCCGTCAGCTTGCCCGTAGGCTGTCCTTGGGCGTCAAATGTCTGCAACTCAACGCCTTCGAGTTTGTGCTGTCCGTTCACAAAAGCCGTATCCCGCTTCGCCCGGAGGATCAGCCGGGTGATGTCGCCTTCTTTGTGAAGGTACTGGAAATCGTTGGAAACAACCTCGATGTCCGGGGTGAGGTCCCGGCGTGCCACATCTGGCGGCCTGGAGGGCGCGCGCCGGGTCACGAAATAGGACAGGAGATAGGCCGTCGTCACCAGCACGCCGGTCAGCGCCAGGAATCGAAGCCACCGCTGTGCACCCAACGTCATGGGCCGATTTTCTCTTCAGGACAGACTTTCCTGTGGCGCGGCTGACCCCATCACCGCCCGGTGAAGGACGGCCAACCGCTCTGTTGCCCGGCGGAACGCTTCGGCGCTGTAGGCATAGGGAGCCATGACCATGGCCTTGACTTTGGCAATCCGGTCAATCGAGACCTCCAGACGCGACCGGGGAATTCGCCCGGTCTCCACAGCGCGCACGAGCGTCGTCTGGGCTTCCTGCATCAGGTCAGGACGGCTACAGACAAGCAGCATATCGTTACCGGCTTCGACGGCACGGACGACAGCTTCTGAAAACTCAACGGTTTTCTGGATGGCGCCCATTTCGAGATCGTCACAAATAGCGATGCCGGAAAACTCCATGCGCTTGCGGAGCAGGTCCGTCACGACGTTGCGGGACAGCGAGGCCGGAATACCGCTGTGACCGTCAAAGGCCGGATAACTGGCAT
This window of the Chloracidobacterium sp. N genome carries:
- the lptC gene encoding LPS export ABC transporter periplasmic protein LptC; the encoded protein is MTLGAQRWLRFLALTGVLVTTAYLLSYFVTRRAPSRPPDVARRDLTPDIEVVSNDFQYLHKEGDITRLILRAKRDTAFVNGQHKLEGVELQTFDAQGQPTGKLTAETCDYDPTARTSDFRGNVVLTTTQGLTVKTESIRYDREAEAATTSDPVQFVRGRVSGEARGAQFDGKADRLVLEKDVRTTVTPEKPTQPTTVITAGRAEYLAREKRLVLGQGARVTQRGDALAAQTLIAQLDDAQRLRRVEAQTAATLQSAEKGFVLTASVLTFDFDPLGGLTQAVGTGQPVLRQQTGTEHREVTGERLEASFTRGANASEITRAQATGNAHLHIEPVSTTAGRTPERKNLQSDTLRVTFAPGGQVMQSAEADGAAVLTVAPLAPTPRSESKILRAPRLTADFYPDGKVQTCTATGGVEMRAEPALDNSLRIPRRTTSDRAEATFDAAQGELVRIVQTGQVAFEEGPRQARAEQATFLRAQEVVELRGREKRPVVWDETLRAEARELDLSTAARSHVARGDVRTTYYEARQTGNTGMFGQPMAPVFITAQEAQVEPQRAVFTGEARCWQGDSFVRGDRLELFKADRRLTATGHVSTAFYRLARPASPKAASTPEDAPVFGTAQTFTYSDVERRARYTGDVRLTQSDTTLTAGEVEIELAARENRLERLTATNQVVIVQPGRRVTGDLARYTAADDRYVVVGNLARVEDVERGVSVAPEISFVKSEGSVRASGGAKGQRIRTTYQPKP
- the rimO gene encoding 30S ribosomal protein S12 methylthiotransferase RimO produces the protein MTAPKPSLGMVSLGCPKNLVDSEVMLGLAAQSGYALTDDAGSADVIVVNTCGFIEAAKQESIDTILEMAALKAERPGRRLIVAGCLVERYRQQLPAELPEVDAFIGTNELEQLPHLLRTPAATVTPRPVVLRPRGGVPQRERTRPDADYLYSETTPRQRTTPRHYAYVKIAEGCDHPCAFCSIPQMRGNLRSRRIGSILAEVERLAEEGVREIILIGQDTTSYGEDLGLKHGLADLLRALAQVQGITWIRFLYAYPTRISDALLDVLASEPKLCPYIDMPLQHAATRMLHAMRRPGSRSFMEKLIARIRERVPGVALRTTFIVGYPGETQADFEVLLDFCAAQAFDWVGVFTYSDEDGTPAFDLPDKVPSRTAEARRAKLMRLQARLSKQRLRQFKRRVVEVLFEGPSDDSDLIWQGRMATQAPGIDGRVLITDAPEGFAPPQPGDLVHVEITATHTYDLVGRIVANHRA
- a CDS encoding asparaginase, with product MPAHPSSPHQASPNQGAPVLVEVWRGSAVESRHRGAIVAATATGQIVAAVGDPNWLCFLRSAAKPFQAMAVLRTGAAERFALTTRELAIMAASHNGEPEHTAVVAGLLSRLGLTADALRCGTHPPFNRAAARRLAGVTITALHNNCSGKHAGMLAGCLAAGFATADYDAPTHPLQTEIANTIATMCNVAVGAMPRGLDGCTVPTWAVPLQNLAVGYARLFAHSPYPEESRRVATAMLAHPELIGGTERIDTDLMRAVPGHLLSKVGAEGVHAVAVPASDRFPDALGLAVKIEDGDSFRARNTVVLEVLRHLELLGAQPYAALMAKYSQPILTHRQQPAGELRAVFQLTQATP